The genomic segment ATTGAGGATGCGCAGCGGCTCATCGATCAGCCCCATTCCCATCAGCAGGCCATTGAGGATGCCGTTGCTGCTGAGAATGCCCATCCAGGCGTAGACGCGGATCAAGATCGCCGTCCAGGTGGGCATCATGATCAGCAGCAACAGGACCGTCTGCAGATCCTTGCGCGCTCGGGCGATGGCGTAAGCCATGGGATAACCGACCGCCAGGCATATCAGGGTGCTGAAGAAGGCGATGCGCAGTGAGCCGGCATAGGCCGCCCAATACAGGTCGTCCTCGCTGAGGAAAATGTAGTTGCCGAGGTTGATCACCAGCTGTAGCTGCTGTTCAGCGTAGGCGAAGATCTCGGTGTAAGGAGGTATCGCCACGTCCGCTTCGGCGAAACTGATCTTCAGCACGATGGCGAACGGCAACAGGAAAAACAACATCAGCCAGAGAAAAGGTACGCCGATGACCAGTCGGCGCCCGCTGTTCAAGCGTGAGCGGTTCATGCCTGCAGCACCACGCCGCTGTCGTCCCACCAGTACACGTACACACTTTCCTCCCAAGTAGGCCACTTCACATGCCGCTCGGCATTGGCGAGAAAGGCTTGCACGATCATCCCCGACGAGAGCTTGATGTAGTAGACCGAATGCCCACCGAGATAGGCGATGTCGTACACCACGCCCCTGGCCCAGTTATAGCCAGGACGCTCAAGCTCAGGCAGCTCGGTGCCGATCAGAAGCTTTTCCGGACGCAGGGCATAGGTGATCTGCTTGTCCTGCGCACGGGTGCTGATGCCATGGCCGACATAAATGGGGTTTTCCAGGGCCGGGCAGGCGATGACGGCATGGTCTTCGACATCCTCGATCAGCTCCCCGTCGAACAGGTTGACGTTGCCGATGAATTCGCAGACCAGACGGCTCGCCGGAGTCTCGTAGATATCCATCGGGCTACCGACCTGGGCGATCCAGCCCAGGTGCATGATGGCGATGCGTTCGGCCATGGTCATGGCCTCTTCCTGATCATGGGTAACCATCACGCAGGTCACGCCGACCCGCTCGATGATCTGCACCAGTTCCAGCTGCATCTGCGAGCGCAGCTTCTTGTCCAGCGCGCCCATGGGCTCGTCGAGCAGCAGCAGCTTGGGCCGCTTGGCCAGTGAGCGGGCCAGTGCCACGCGCTGGCGCTGGCCGCCGGACAACTGATGCGGCTTGCGCTTAGCGTACTGGCTCATTTGCACCAGCGTCAGCATCTCATCGACGCGCGTCTGTACCTCACCCTTGGACAGCCCGTCCTGTTTGAGGCCGAACGCGATGTTCTGTGCCACCGTCATGTGCGGGAACAAGGCGTACGACTGGAACATCATGTTGATCGGCCGCTCGTAGGGCGGCATGTCGGTGATGTCCTGGCCGTCGAGAAAGATCCGCCCCTCCGTCGGCCGCTCGAAACCCGCCAGCATGCGCAGCAAGGTCGATTTGCCTGAGCCCGAGCCACCAAGCAAGGCGAAGATCTCGCCTTGCCGGATGCTCAGCGAGACATCATCGACGGCCACCGTTTCGTCGAACTTCTTGGTGACGCGGTCGATCTTCAGCAGCACCTGTTTGTTCTGACTCTCACCGGTGAGGGCTTTTTTGTAGGCGCTGGAGGCAACGGCCATGCGCGAACTCCCGATTGGAAAAAATGGGCCCGGACAGCACCGGGAATGTCGTTCGATACGCGGCGGCAGCTCCGCCGCGCTCGTCTGGTTGGGGGTCTTTATTGACCAGACTTGACCTTGGTCCAGGTGCGGGTCATCAAGCGAATGATCTTCTGCGGCAGCTCGGCGGAGACATACAACCGGTCCAGTACCTCCTGAGGCGGATAGACCGAGGGGTCCTTGCGCACCTCCTGATCCATCAGATCATCCGCTTTCAGGTTGGGGTTGGCATAGCCCACGTAATCGCTGACTGACGCAATCACCTCAGGCTTCAGCAGGTAGTTGATGAACGCGTGGGCTTCGTCGACATTCTGCGCGTCTGCCGGAATGGCGAGCATGTCGAACCAGAGATTGCCGCCTTCCTTGGGAATGGAATAGGCAATGTCGATGCCCTTGCCGGCCTCGTCGGCACGAGCGGCCGCCTGGAAAATATCCCCGGAGAAGCCAGCAGCGATGCAGATATTGCCATTGGCCAGATCGGAAATGTACTTGGATGAATGGAAATACCGCACGTAAGGACGCACCTCCAGCAGCTTGGCTTCAGCCTTGGCGTAGTCGTCCGGGTTTTCACTATTGGGATCCAGCCCCAGATAATTGAGCATCGCCGGAATCATCTCGTCGGGCGAGTCTAGAAAGGCGATACCGCATTCGGCCAGCTTCTTGGCGTTTTCTGGCTCGAACAACACAGCCCAGGAGTCGACCTTTTCGATGCCCAGCGCCGCGGTCACTTTCTCGACATTGTAACCAATGCCATTGGTTCCCCAGAGATAGGGCGCCGCGTAGGTATTGCCCGGGTCGTTCTTCTGCAGCTGCTTGAGCAGCGCCGGGTCCAGGTTCTTCCAGTTCGGCAGCTTGCTCTTGTCCAGCTTCTGGAACGCCCCGGCCTGAATCTGCTTGCCGAGAAAATGATTGGAAGGCACTACCACGTCATAGCCGGTGCGGCCGGCGAGCAATTTGCCTTCGAGGGTTTCGTTGGAATCGAAGACGTCATAGACGGG from the Stutzerimonas stutzeri genome contains:
- a CDS encoding ABC transporter permease subunit; this encodes MNRSRLNSGRRLVIGVPFLWLMLFFLLPFAIVLKISFAEADVAIPPYTEIFAYAEQQLQLVINLGNYIFLSEDDLYWAAYAGSLRIAFFSTLICLAVGYPMAYAIARARKDLQTVLLLLIMMPTWTAILIRVYAWMGILSSNGILNGLLMGMGLIDEPLRILNTDLAVYIGVVYSYLPFMILPLYANLVKHDTSLLEAASDLGASNLRAFWKITVPLSKNGIVAGCMLVFIPVVGEFVIPELLGGPETLMIGKVLWQEFFNNRDWPVASALAVVMLAILLVPIILFNRNQTKEMEGKL
- the potA gene encoding polyamine ABC transporter ATP-binding protein, with the translated sequence MAVASSAYKKALTGESQNKQVLLKIDRVTKKFDETVAVDDVSLSIRQGEIFALLGGSGSGKSTLLRMLAGFERPTEGRIFLDGQDITDMPPYERPINMMFQSYALFPHMTVAQNIAFGLKQDGLSKGEVQTRVDEMLTLVQMSQYAKRKPHQLSGGQRQRVALARSLAKRPKLLLLDEPMGALDKKLRSQMQLELVQIIERVGVTCVMVTHDQEEAMTMAERIAIMHLGWIAQVGSPMDIYETPASRLVCEFIGNVNLFDGELIEDVEDHAVIACPALENPIYVGHGISTRAQDKQITYALRPEKLLIGTELPELERPGYNWARGVVYDIAYLGGHSVYYIKLSSGMIVQAFLANAERHVKWPTWEESVYVYWWDDSGVVLQA
- a CDS encoding polyamine ABC transporter substrate-binding protein, whose amino-acid sequence is MPSTLKSLLLAAAVSGAASAQAATVHIYNWSDYIGETTLEEFKKETGIEPVYDVFDSNETLEGKLLAGRTGYDVVVPSNHFLGKQIQAGAFQKLDKSKLPNWKNLDPALLKQLQKNDPGNTYAAPYLWGTNGIGYNVEKVTAALGIEKVDSWAVLFEPENAKKLAECGIAFLDSPDEMIPAMLNYLGLDPNSENPDDYAKAEAKLLEVRPYVRYFHSSKYISDLANGNICIAAGFSGDIFQAAARADEAGKGIDIAYSIPKEGGNLWFDMLAIPADAQNVDEAHAFINYLLKPEVIASVSDYVGYANPNLKADDLMDQEVRKDPSVYPPQEVLDRLYVSAELPQKIIRLMTRTWTKVKSGQ